One genomic segment of Pseudomonas chlororaphis subsp. aurantiaca includes these proteins:
- the cls gene encoding cardiolipin synthase, with amino-acid sequence MARAPSAPVQLDGAHGPLSAERSKAILDRLKSSGAETDIFDVHLAIEESIVGSPLTEGNKVDLLQDGPSTYQSMIKAVEAARDHINMETYIFDDDEVGQRFAAALIARQQQGVQVNLIRDSVGTLGTSSGFFSRLTEAGVKVLEYNPVNPMTAKAGWDVNQRDHRKLLIVDGRIAFLGGINISSVYSGGSFSSHSKTRPSGDLPWRDTDLRIEGPVVAELQKLFIGTWTAQKGEPLAARRYFPPPERKGSEVVRAIGSSPDEPFSLIYATLISALRSAQTEIWLTNAYFVPDPQLLAVLKEAAARGVDVKLVLPSSTDSWLVLHAGRAYYSELLKANVKLYERRDALLHVKTAVIDGVWSSVGSTNLDWRSFLHNDEVNVVVLGTGFAKKMQAAFMADLAKSNEIKLEQWQRRSLGMRAKEQMARLWEYWL; translated from the coding sequence ATGGCCCGCGCGCCCTCTGCGCCAGTGCAGCTCGACGGGGCACATGGACCGCTGTCTGCCGAGCGCAGCAAAGCCATTCTCGACCGGCTCAAGTCCTCCGGCGCAGAGACCGACATCTTCGATGTGCACCTCGCAATCGAAGAGTCCATCGTCGGCAGCCCGCTGACGGAAGGCAACAAGGTCGACTTGCTGCAGGACGGCCCCAGCACCTACCAGTCGATGATCAAGGCCGTGGAGGCTGCACGCGACCACATCAACATGGAGACCTATATCTTTGACGATGACGAGGTCGGTCAGCGCTTCGCCGCCGCATTGATTGCCCGGCAACAGCAAGGCGTACAGGTCAACCTGATCCGTGACAGCGTCGGAACCCTCGGAACATCGTCAGGGTTTTTCTCTCGATTGACCGAAGCGGGCGTCAAGGTGCTGGAGTACAACCCCGTCAATCCGATGACGGCCAAAGCGGGGTGGGACGTGAACCAGCGCGACCATCGGAAGCTGCTGATAGTGGACGGCCGCATTGCCTTTCTCGGCGGGATCAACATCAGCAGCGTCTATTCGGGGGGCTCGTTCAGCTCTCACTCGAAGACTCGGCCCAGTGGCGATTTGCCCTGGCGCGACACCGACCTGCGTATCGAGGGGCCCGTGGTGGCGGAACTGCAGAAGCTGTTCATCGGAACCTGGACCGCCCAGAAAGGCGAACCACTCGCGGCCAGGCGGTACTTTCCACCCCCTGAGCGCAAGGGCAGCGAGGTGGTGCGCGCCATCGGCAGTTCGCCAGATGAACCGTTCAGCCTGATCTACGCCACGCTGATTTCGGCGCTGCGTAGCGCACAGACCGAGATATGGCTGACCAACGCCTACTTTGTGCCCGACCCGCAGTTGCTAGCGGTCCTCAAGGAAGCGGCGGCACGTGGAGTCGACGTCAAGCTGGTGCTACCCAGCAGCACCGATTCGTGGCTGGTGCTCCATGCTGGACGCGCTTACTACAGCGAGCTGCTGAAGGCCAACGTCAAGCTTTACGAACGCCGCGACGCGCTACTCCACGTCAAGACTGCGGTAATCGATGGTGTGTGGTCGAGTGTCGGTTCCACCAACCTCGACTGGCGCAGCTTCCTGCATAACGATGAAGTCAACGTCGTGGTGCTGGGCACCGGGTTTGCAAAAAAGATGCAGGCGGCATTCATGGCTGACCTGGCCAAGTCGAACGAAATCAAGCTGGAACAGTGGCAGCGCCGTTCGCTGGGTATGAGAGCCAAGGAGCAGATGGCGCGACTTTGGGAATACTGGTTATGA
- a CDS encoding lipid-binding SYLF domain-containing protein encodes MTQSMRFFLSIVLAAVSLTSASLLNNAGAATAEDLNADSQQALQILYKATPFAETLSRDAKAVLVFPKIVKAGLVFGGSYGEGVLMKGQKVEGYYNSVTGSWGLQAGAQSYGYAVFLMTEKALNYVRETKGWEVGVGPTIVVVDEGIAKNLSSSTLKDDAYAFIFDQQGLMAGVSIEGTKISLIKR; translated from the coding sequence ATGACTCAATCAATGCGGTTCTTCCTATCGATCGTCCTGGCGGCAGTATCCCTGACATCGGCAAGCCTGTTGAACAATGCTGGTGCGGCAACCGCCGAGGACTTGAATGCCGATTCCCAGCAAGCCTTGCAAATCCTCTATAAGGCCACTCCGTTTGCCGAAACCCTTTCGCGCGATGCCAAAGCGGTGCTCGTCTTTCCGAAAATCGTCAAGGCAGGCCTTGTGTTTGGTGGCAGCTATGGCGAAGGCGTGCTGATGAAAGGCCAGAAAGTGGAGGGTTATTACAACTCCGTCACCGGGTCATGGGGGCTGCAGGCAGGCGCCCAGTCTTACGGTTATGCGGTGTTCCTGATGACCGAAAAAGCGCTGAACTATGTGCGCGAGACCAAGGGCTGGGAAGTCGGCGTGGGGCCAACCATTGTCGTGGTCGACGAAGGGATAGCGAAAAATCTGTCGAGCTCGACGCTGAAGGACGATGCCTACGCGTTCATCTTCGACCAGCAAGGGTTGATGGCCGGGGTCAGCATCGAAGGAACAAAGATTTCCCTGATCAAGCGCTGA
- a CDS encoding PhzF family phenazine biosynthesis protein yields the protein MQLDIFQVDAFSSTPFGGNPAAVCPLDAWLPDATLQRIAEENNLSETAYFVRNGELFELRWFTPTVEVDLCGHATLAAAWVLFEQLNEPSELLRFSTRSGELRVRRDGERLSMDFPTRQPAAVEIAPSLLHALGLPRAEALYRTDDYLLVVEDEAIIAGLKPDFAALAKFDVRGIAVTAPGKQFDFVSRWFGPSVGVNEDPVTGSAHTSLAPYWAQRLGKTRLSAEQGGARKGQLWCEVLDNGRVLISGQGALYLKGTIFI from the coding sequence ATGCAGCTCGATATCTTTCAGGTGGATGCCTTTTCCTCCACGCCTTTCGGCGGCAACCCGGCGGCGGTCTGCCCGCTGGACGCGTGGCTGCCCGACGCCACGCTGCAACGGATCGCCGAAGAGAACAACCTCTCGGAAACCGCCTACTTCGTGCGCAATGGCGAGCTGTTCGAATTGCGCTGGTTCACCCCGACCGTGGAAGTCGACCTCTGTGGCCACGCCACCCTGGCGGCGGCCTGGGTGCTGTTCGAACAACTGAACGAGCCCAGCGAACTGCTGCGCTTCAGCACCCGCAGCGGCGAGTTGCGTGTACGCCGCGACGGCGAGCGGCTGTCCATGGACTTCCCGACCAGGCAACCGGCGGCCGTGGAGATTGCACCGAGCCTGCTGCACGCCCTCGGCCTGCCGCGCGCCGAAGCCCTGTACCGCACCGACGACTATTTGCTGGTGGTCGAGGACGAAGCGATCATCGCCGGCCTCAAGCCCGATTTCGCCGCCCTGGCCAAGTTCGATGTGCGCGGCATCGCCGTCACCGCGCCGGGCAAGCAGTTCGATTTCGTCTCCCGCTGGTTCGGCCCGAGCGTCGGGGTCAACGAAGACCCGGTCACCGGCTCGGCCCACACCTCCCTGGCCCCGTACTGGGCCCAACGCCTGGGCAAAACCCGGCTGAGCGCGGAGCAGGGCGGGGCGCGCAAGGGCCAGCTGTGGTGCGAGGTGCTGGATAACGGACGGGTGCTGATCAGCGGCCAGGGCGCGCTGTATCTGAAGGGCACGATTTTTATCTGA
- a CDS encoding helix-turn-helix transcriptional regulator codes for MNSPDSRLSPESAAERQLVFKVLHSTLNMLGSVVGRHTEIVLHDLSRPESSIVAIANGHVTGRRVGSPVLAGPREDLGFIAVRRAMEDRSGSEPVLVENYPTTAPDGRPLRSSTVVYRDSSGQPFATLCTNADLSGIAAAHACLGELLGLGAAPEPRHDEPQDMEQLMAQIIQQACPGGRALMKKTQKLEAVRQMQDRGLFIVKGGIEKAAAALGVTRYTIYNYLEQIRATDQASQQE; via the coding sequence ATGAACAGCCCCGACAGCCGTTTGTCCCCTGAGAGTGCCGCCGAACGCCAGCTGGTATTCAAGGTGCTGCACAGCACCCTGAACATGCTCGGCAGCGTGGTTGGCCGGCACACCGAAATCGTCCTGCATGACCTGAGCCGGCCCGAGTCCTCCATCGTCGCCATCGCCAATGGTCATGTCACCGGTCGCCGGGTCGGCAGCCCGGTGCTGGCCGGGCCGCGCGAGGACCTGGGGTTCATCGCCGTGCGCAGGGCCATGGAGGATCGCTCCGGCAGCGAGCCGGTACTGGTGGAGAACTACCCGACCACCGCCCCCGACGGTCGCCCGTTGCGCAGCTCGACGGTGGTGTATCGCGACAGCAGCGGCCAGCCCTTCGCCACCCTGTGCACCAACGCCGACCTCAGCGGCATCGCCGCCGCCCATGCCTGCCTCGGCGAGTTGCTGGGCCTGGGCGCAGCCCCCGAACCACGCCACGACGAGCCCCAGGACATGGAGCAGTTGATGGCACAGATCATTCAGCAAGCCTGCCCCGGCGGCCGGGCCTTGATGAAGAAGACCCAGAAGCTCGAAGCCGTGCGCCAGATGCAGGACCGCGGGCTGTTCATCGTCAAGGGCGGCATCGAGAAGGCCGCCGCAGCCCTGGGCGTCACCCGCTACACCATCTACAACTACCTGGAACAGATCCGGGCCACAGACCAAGCCAGCCAACAGGAATGA
- a CDS encoding LysR family transcriptional regulator, which produces MIRPHLPLNALRAFEASARHLSFTRAAIELCVTQAAVSHQVKSLEAQLNVTLFKRLPRGLMLTSEGETLLPVLCECFDRIAETLGRFEGGHYREMLSVGAVGTFAVGWLLPRLEDFQARHPFIDLRLSTHNNRVDVAAEGLDYAIRFGSGAWHGTDAVQLLEAPLSVLCVPELARQLHSPADLLGQTLLRSYRTDEWPEWFSAAGLPASTLPSRSIVFDSSLGMMEAAQQGIGVALAPPLMFARQLHAGSIVQPFAVGITTGSYWLTRLQSRAQSPAMQAFKEWLLGTVQEG; this is translated from the coding sequence ATGATCCGACCCCATTTGCCGCTGAATGCCCTGCGGGCCTTCGAGGCCTCGGCGCGGCATTTGAGTTTTACCCGCGCGGCCATCGAGCTGTGCGTGACCCAGGCGGCGGTCAGTCATCAGGTGAAAAGCCTCGAGGCCCAGCTCAACGTCACCCTGTTCAAGCGCCTGCCCCGTGGGCTGATGCTGACCAGCGAGGGCGAAACCCTGTTGCCGGTGCTGTGTGAGTGTTTCGACCGCATCGCTGAAACCCTCGGCCGCTTCGAAGGCGGGCACTACCGTGAAATGCTCAGCGTCGGCGCTGTCGGTACCTTTGCCGTCGGCTGGTTGCTGCCGCGCCTGGAGGACTTCCAGGCCCGCCACCCGTTTATCGACCTGCGCCTGTCGACCCATAACAACCGGGTCGACGTCGCCGCCGAAGGCCTGGACTACGCCATCCGTTTCGGCAGCGGCGCCTGGCACGGCACCGATGCCGTCCAGCTGCTGGAGGCGCCGCTGTCAGTACTCTGCGTGCCGGAACTGGCACGACAGCTGCACAGCCCCGCCGACCTGCTCGGCCAGACCCTGCTGCGCTCCTACCGCACCGACGAATGGCCGGAATGGTTCAGCGCCGCCGGCCTGCCGGCCAGCACCCTGCCGTCGCGCAGCATCGTCTTCGACTCGTCCCTGGGCATGATGGAAGCCGCGCAGCAGGGCATAGGCGTGGCCCTGGCGCCGCCACTGATGTTCGCCCGGCAGTTGCACGCCGGCAGCATCGTCCAGCCGTTCGCGGTGGGCATCACCACCGGCAGCTACTGGTTGACCCGCTTGCAGTCACGGGCGCAGAGCCCGGCGATGCAGGCGTTCAAGGAATGGTTGTTGGGGACCGTGCAGGAAGGCTGA
- the ampC gene encoding class C beta-lactamase, which translates to MHNKNLALSGFFAVSLLLSGASACLAASQPDSALKPLVDAAIRPLMQRQDIAGMAVAITIKGQPHYFNYGLASKEEQKAVDADTLFEVGSVSKLFTATLGAYAQASGKLSLNDPASRYLPALNDSAFEHISLLQLGTYSAGGLPLQFPAQWDSQDKMLGYYQGWKPAFAPGAQRLYSNPSIGLFGYLAAQSLGQPFEQLMEQKLFPQLGLQHSYIQVPNSQMDHYAQGYGKDGKPVRLGPGALDAEAYGVKTSAADLLRFVQANLKPESLPQPWPQAIAITHTGYYQVEGMTQGLGWELYPYPLSLDALLAGNSSQMAFEPHPTRWFTPPQAPRANTLLNKTGSTNGFGSYVLFVPGKDIGLVLLANKNYPNAERVKVAHALLKALDDQVGAAKQP; encoded by the coding sequence ATGCACAACAAAAACCTAGCCCTATCCGGATTTTTCGCCGTTTCCCTGCTGCTGTCCGGCGCCAGCGCCTGCCTGGCCGCCAGCCAGCCGGACAGCGCGCTCAAGCCCCTGGTCGACGCGGCGATCCGCCCGTTGATGCAACGACAGGACATCGCCGGCATGGCGGTGGCCATCACCATCAAGGGCCAGCCCCATTACTTTAACTACGGCCTGGCTTCCAAAGAGGAGCAGAAAGCCGTCGACGCCGACACGCTGTTCGAGGTCGGCTCGGTGAGCAAGCTCTTCACCGCGACCCTGGGGGCCTATGCCCAGGCCAGCGGCAAACTGTCCCTGAACGACCCGGCCAGCCGCTACCTGCCGGCATTGAACGACAGCGCTTTCGAGCACATCAGCCTGTTGCAACTGGGCACCTACAGCGCCGGCGGCCTGCCGTTGCAGTTCCCGGCGCAATGGGACAGCCAGGACAAGATGCTCGGCTACTACCAGGGCTGGAAACCGGCCTTTGCCCCCGGCGCCCAGCGCCTGTACTCGAACCCGAGTATCGGCCTGTTCGGCTACCTGGCCGCGCAAAGCCTGGGGCAGCCCTTCGAACAATTGATGGAGCAGAAGCTGTTCCCGCAACTGGGCCTGCAGCACAGCTATATCCAGGTGCCGAACTCGCAGATGGACCATTACGCCCAGGGCTACGGCAAGGACGGCAAGCCGGTGCGGCTCGGCCCCGGCGCCCTGGATGCCGAGGCCTACGGGGTGAAGACCAGCGCCGCCGACCTGCTGCGCTTCGTCCAGGCCAACCTCAAGCCCGAGTCGCTGCCGCAACCCTGGCCGCAGGCAATCGCCATCACCCACACCGGTTATTACCAGGTCGAGGGCATGACCCAGGGCCTGGGCTGGGAGCTCTACCCCTACCCGCTCAGCCTCGACGCCCTGCTGGCCGGCAACTCGTCGCAGATGGCCTTCGAACCGCACCCGACCCGCTGGTTCACCCCGCCCCAGGCGCCGCGGGCCAATACCCTGCTGAACAAGACCGGTTCCACCAACGGCTTCGGCAGCTATGTGCTGTTCGTGCCCGGCAAGGACATCGGCCTGGTGCTGCTGGCGAACAAGAACTACCCCAACGCCGAACGGGTGAAGGTCGCCCATGCCCTGCTCAAGGCCCTGGATGACCAGGTCGGCGCGGCGAAGCAACCCTGA
- a CDS encoding UPF0149 family protein, protein MHNQPLSPAEFEFIEDTLLKYGDDHSVLNLAELDGFCTALVSGPTQVDIAEWFPAIWGGQNPDWQAPEECKRFIELSVRHLNALATALASDSASFQPRFEQTEHQDQPLTLAEEWCFGYLRAMAVSNWPELPTAQAAQLQAIVTCAEQDNFELPADLDLVQHRQTVANVEQAARGLHDYWLAQR, encoded by the coding sequence ATGCACAACCAGCCGCTCAGCCCCGCCGAGTTCGAATTCATCGAAGACACCCTGCTCAAGTACGGTGACGACCACTCCGTGCTCAACCTGGCCGAGCTGGACGGTTTCTGTACAGCCCTGGTGTCCGGACCAACCCAGGTGGACATCGCCGAATGGTTCCCGGCCATCTGGGGCGGGCAGAACCCGGACTGGCAGGCCCCCGAGGAATGCAAGCGCTTCATCGAGCTGAGCGTGCGCCACCTGAACGCCCTCGCCACGGCACTGGCGAGCGACTCGGCGAGCTTTCAGCCGCGCTTCGAACAGACCGAGCATCAGGACCAGCCGCTGACGCTGGCGGAAGAATGGTGCTTCGGCTACCTGCGCGCCATGGCCGTAAGCAACTGGCCCGAACTGCCCACAGCCCAGGCCGCCCAACTGCAAGCCATCGTCACCTGCGCCGAACAGGACAACTTCGAACTGCCGGCCGACCTGGATCTGGTTCAGCATCGCCAGACGGTAGCCAACGTCGAACAGGCAGCGCGTGGGCTGCACGATTACTGGTTGGCGCAACGCTGA
- a CDS encoding sulfite exporter TauE/SafE family protein produces MDVGNFGFVIAGLLVGFIVGMTGVGGGSLMTPILLWFGINPATAVGTDLLYAAITKSGGVLVHQKNRNIDWKITGWLTLGSVPAVLATLWFLKSLDTDPQALNSVIKQALGFVLLLTALAILFKKKLLAFAQKHAGDHYHLKDSSLNGLTVVTGVVLGTMVALTSIGAGALGTVALFILYPFLATKRLVGTEIAHAVPLTLVAGLGHASMGNMDWQLLGFLLMGSLPGIWLGSHMTGRVSDELLRPFLALMLFSIGYKLAF; encoded by the coding sequence ATGGATGTGGGTAATTTTGGTTTTGTAATCGCGGGCCTGTTGGTGGGTTTCATTGTTGGGATGACGGGGGTGGGAGGCGGTTCGCTGATGACCCCGATCCTGTTGTGGTTTGGTATCAACCCGGCGACCGCTGTGGGGACCGACCTGCTGTATGCCGCCATCACCAAGTCCGGTGGTGTGCTGGTCCATCAGAAAAACCGAAACATCGACTGGAAGATCACCGGCTGGCTGACCCTGGGCAGCGTGCCCGCGGTGTTGGCCACCCTGTGGTTCCTCAAGAGCCTGGACACCGACCCGCAAGCGCTGAACAGCGTGATCAAGCAGGCCCTGGGCTTTGTGCTGCTGCTTACCGCGTTGGCGATCCTGTTCAAGAAAAAGCTCCTGGCGTTTGCCCAGAAGCATGCCGGCGATCACTACCACCTGAAGGATTCCAGCCTCAACGGGCTGACAGTGGTGACCGGCGTAGTCCTCGGCACCATGGTCGCCCTGACTTCCATCGGCGCCGGCGCCCTGGGCACCGTGGCGCTGTTCATCCTGTACCCGTTCCTGGCCACCAAGCGCCTGGTAGGCACCGAAATCGCCCACGCCGTGCCCCTGACCCTGGTCGCCGGCCTGGGGCATGCGAGCATGGGCAACATGGACTGGCAACTGCTGGGTTTCCTGCTGATGGGCTCGCTGCCGGGGATCTGGCTCGGCAGCCACATGACCGGCCGCGTCTCGGACGAACTGCTGCGGCCGTTCCTGGCGCTCATGCTGTTTTCCATCGGTTACAAGCTGGCGTTCTGA
- a CDS encoding DUF3087 domain-containing protein → MFEIQPQNPELFRQQTRRSTLFIALIFLSLAMLFSSAAVLLFGEPGGDNFRLNVAGVLAALVVSIVLMRVRFWSQPWMAAAVYGWQLKRSLMSVTNVMHHVTAGVEAADLTAMKLLRFYHLGLTQMYQLDANSSALSQVVHEIDRHKERMQALGMDTEQNRLNPDWIEAVKRIPVKK, encoded by the coding sequence ATGTTCGAGATCCAGCCGCAGAACCCCGAGCTTTTTCGCCAGCAGACCCGTCGTAGCACCCTGTTTATCGCCCTGATCTTCCTGTCCCTGGCCATGCTGTTTTCCAGCGCCGCGGTGCTGCTGTTCGGTGAGCCGGGTGGCGACAACTTCCGCCTGAATGTCGCCGGCGTGCTGGCCGCTCTGGTGGTGAGCATCGTGCTGATGCGCGTGCGTTTCTGGTCGCAGCCGTGGATGGCCGCGGCGGTCTACGGCTGGCAGCTCAAGCGCAGCCTGATGAGCGTGACCAACGTCATGCACCACGTCACCGCCGGCGTCGAGGCCGCAGACCTGACAGCGATGAAGCTGCTGCGCTTCTACCACCTGGGCCTGACCCAGATGTACCAGCTGGACGCCAACTCCAGTGCGCTGAGCCAGGTGGTGCATGAGATCGACCGGCACAAGGAACGGATGCAAGCCCTGGGTATGGACACCGAGCAGAACCGTTTGAATCCGGACTGGATCGAAGCGGTGAAGCGGATCCCGGTAAAAAAGTGA
- a CDS encoding DUF533 domain-containing protein encodes MNTSDLLEQLLRAGQASMTQQGGGASAPQGGLGGLGGLLGGLLGGNSGGGAPAGGLGGLGGLLGGLLGGSGLGGAISGGAASGGVPQGRSGGGMNYAALASLGMMAFQAYQAWQQQQQSAAPQQALRTVDQLAGPEVEEHSHAILRALIAAAKADGRIDEQEKQLISAEIGRHTDDPQLQQWLDDEVARPLDAADVAQSAAGEPGMAAEMYLASVMLVDDQQDAERSYLDELAAALRIDPELQLHLEQQAKGGVA; translated from the coding sequence ATGAACACCAGTGATTTGCTTGAACAGTTGCTGCGCGCCGGCCAGGCCTCGATGACGCAGCAGGGTGGCGGGGCCTCGGCACCGCAGGGCGGCCTGGGAGGCCTGGGTGGCTTGCTCGGCGGCCTGTTGGGCGGTAACAGCGGCGGCGGTGCTCCGGCCGGTGGCCTGGGCGGGCTGGGTGGTCTGCTGGGCGGCCTGCTGGGCGGTTCCGGCTTGGGCGGCGCGATCTCTGGCGGCGCGGCTTCCGGTGGCGTCCCTCAGGGGCGCTCCGGCGGTGGCATGAACTACGCGGCGCTGGCGTCCCTGGGGATGATGGCGTTCCAGGCTTACCAGGCCTGGCAACAACAGCAGCAATCGGCGGCCCCGCAACAGGCGTTGCGTACCGTCGACCAGTTGGCCGGCCCGGAAGTCGAAGAACACAGCCATGCGATCCTGCGCGCGCTGATCGCCGCAGCCAAGGCCGATGGCCGCATCGACGAGCAGGAAAAACAACTGATCAGCGCCGAGATCGGTCGTCACACCGATGACCCGCAATTGCAGCAATGGCTCGACGACGAAGTCGCGCGTCCCCTGGACGCCGCCGACGTGGCCCAGTCGGCCGCCGGCGAGCCGGGCATGGCAGCGGAAATGTACCTGGCCAGCGTGATGCTGGTGGACGACCAGCAGGACGCCGAGCGCAGTTACCTGGACGAGCTGGCGGCGGCGCTGCGGATCGACCCCGAGTTGCAACTGCACCTGGAGCAACAGGCCAAGGGCGGGGTGGCCTGA
- a CDS encoding carboxymuconolactone decarboxylase family protein: protein MQPRIDFYTASPDALKAMIALETAVSKLPLEKSLIELVKLRASQINGCAFCVDMHTADARKSGETERRLYAVSVWRETPFFTDRERAALAWTESLTRVSETHAPDADYELLSSQFSPCEQVDLSLAIATINSWNRLAVGFRKMPQA, encoded by the coding sequence ATGCAACCGCGTATCGACTTCTACACCGCTTCGCCGGACGCCCTCAAAGCCATGATCGCGTTGGAAACCGCGGTCTCGAAACTGCCCCTGGAAAAGTCGCTGATCGAGCTGGTGAAGCTGCGCGCCTCGCAGATCAACGGCTGTGCCTTCTGCGTCGACATGCACACCGCCGACGCGCGCAAGAGTGGGGAAACCGAGCGCCGCCTGTACGCGGTCTCGGTCTGGCGCGAAACGCCGTTCTTCACCGACCGCGAACGCGCCGCCCTGGCCTGGACCGAGTCGCTGACCCGGGTCAGCGAAACCCACGCCCCGGATGCCGACTACGAGCTGCTGAGCAGCCAGTTCAGCCCCTGTGAACAGGTCGACCTGAGCCTGGCCATCGCCACCATCAACAGCTGGAACCGCCTGGCCGTGGGTTTCCGCAAAATGCCCCAGGCCTGA
- a CDS encoding mechanosensitive ion channel family protein — protein sequence MSILFADHPLFAALVLILLDMLLWRLIGARGGYWKLLVRVLIFTLYSVLLFNQGLNPMQAAPWPEDVPLHLAATGLQIGWWLFGARTLTVLLGTLMMQRVGHTGRLLQDLMGAVIFLIAIIAAMAYVLELPVKGVLATSGAVAIIVGLALQSTLSDVFSGIVLNTTKPYQLDDWISIDGTEGRVTDIDWRATRLQTSQGSMAVIPNSLAAKAKIINFSRPADMHGLSISLQVSPHARPQTVIEALERAMLGCRFLLPKPAPSVALKSSGNAGVEYEISGFVASMGQKREVRNQLFDLAFRHLQASGVSLLSSGESSVAANLSRPRALLDSSSIFSTLRQEEKETFSQNMTLQTFRAGETILPAGEVSDHLLIIESGVVSVSLIRDGKPFEAGRMGPGEVIGEAGIADQANAADFSAKTFCTLYRIENEYLKPCLDARRDINEAMKNLLDFRQHIAQTLTRETPRPVLKKGFMQWLRRRA from the coding sequence ATGTCGATTCTGTTCGCCGACCACCCGCTGTTCGCCGCGCTGGTCCTGATCCTGCTGGACATGCTGCTGTGGCGCTTGATCGGCGCGCGGGGCGGTTACTGGAAGCTGCTGGTGCGGGTGCTGATCTTCACCCTGTACAGCGTGCTGCTGTTCAACCAGGGGCTGAACCCGATGCAGGCGGCGCCCTGGCCGGAGGACGTGCCGCTGCACCTGGCCGCCACCGGGTTGCAGATCGGTTGGTGGCTGTTCGGCGCGCGGACCCTGACGGTGTTGCTCGGCACCCTGATGATGCAACGGGTGGGCCATACCGGGCGGCTGTTGCAGGACCTGATGGGCGCGGTGATTTTCCTGATCGCCATCATCGCCGCCATGGCCTATGTGCTGGAGCTGCCGGTCAAGGGCGTGCTGGCCACCTCCGGCGCGGTGGCGATCATTGTCGGCCTGGCGCTGCAAAGCACCCTCAGCGATGTGTTCTCCGGGATCGTGCTGAACACCACCAAGCCTTATCAGCTCGATGACTGGATCTCCATCGACGGCACCGAAGGCCGGGTCACCGACATCGACTGGCGCGCCACCCGGTTGCAGACCTCCCAGGGCAGCATGGCGGTGATCCCCAACTCCCTGGCGGCCAAGGCCAAGATCATCAACTTCAGCCGTCCCGCCGATATGCACGGGCTTTCCATCAGCCTCCAGGTCAGCCCCCATGCGCGGCCGCAAACGGTGATCGAGGCGTTGGAGCGGGCCATGCTCGGTTGCCGTTTCCTGCTCCCCAAGCCGGCCCCCAGCGTGGCCCTGAAAAGCTCGGGCAACGCCGGGGTGGAGTACGAGATCAGCGGCTTCGTGGCCTCCATGGGGCAGAAGCGCGAGGTGCGCAACCAGTTGTTCGACCTGGCCTTCCGTCACTTGCAGGCGTCCGGCGTCAGCCTGCTGTCCTCCGGTGAAAGCAGTGTGGCGGCCAACCTGTCGCGCCCGCGGGCGCTGCTGGACAGCTCGAGCATCTTCTCCACCCTGCGCCAGGAGGAGAAGGAAACCTTCAGCCAGAACATGACCCTGCAAACCTTCCGCGCCGGCGAGACCATCCTGCCGGCGGGCGAGGTCAGCGATCACCTGCTGATCATCGAGTCGGGAGTGGTCTCGGTGAGCCTGATCCGCGATGGCAAGCCGTTCGAGGCCGGGCGCATGGGGCCGGGCGAAGTGATAGGCGAGGCGGGCATCGCCGATCAGGCGAACGCGGCGGACTTCTCGGCCAAGACCTTCTGCACCCTGTACCGCATCGAAAACGAGTACCTCAAGCCGTGCCTGGACGCGCGGCGCGATATCAACGAGGCGATGAAAAACCTCCTGGATTTCCGCCAGCACATCGCCCAGACCCTGACCCGGGAAACCCCGCGGCCAGTGCTGAAAAAAGGCTTTATGCAGTGGCTGCGCCGCCGCGCCTGA